The window AATATGGAAGTTCCAATTATCGGGAGGATTGAGAAGGATACATTTCTCCTCGATATGAGAACAATACTGAAAGACGATGAACCGATTTTAATCTCAGGGATAGAAACCGCCTTCCAGGATGGTAAGCAGAATCCATAACATCTTCAACAATAATAGTTCGGCGTTGGGAGTTCGTAGTAATGGAAAAAAAATTCCGGATAATCTGTAACAAAGATGAAGTAAGGCTTGATGTCTTCCTCTCTGAAAAACTCTCCATAACAAGGACAAAGGTAAAAACATTAATAGAGGAAGGACATATCCGCATTGCCGGTAAACTGCCAAAACCTTCATCAAAGGTTAAAAGGTCCATGGAAATCGAGGGAGAAATCTTAGAGGAAGAACCCTTAACCCTCATACCTCAGGCAATCCCTCTCAATATCCTTTATGAAGATGAATATATCCTTGCTATCGATAAACCGGTCGGTATGGTGGTGCATCCCTCATTCGGCCATAAGGAGGGAACTCTCGTAAATGCCATCCTCGCATACCTCGGTTGGAAGTCGGGTGTCAGCGGTCAGACAGCAGGAGAAATCAAAACACTCGCCACTCGCCACTCACCACTCACCACTTCTGAGCTTAACAGCACAGGAATAAGACCTTTTATCGTTCATAGATTAGACAAGGGGACAACAGGTGTAATTCTCGTTGCAAAAGACACAAAGACCCAGGAGATGCTCTCAGCGCTCTTCAAAGAGAGGGGTGTTTATAAAACATACAGGGCGATCGTAGAGGGGATAGTGAAAAAAGAGGAAGGGAGAATAGAGGGCAATATCGGGAGACATCCGACAGATAGAAAGAGGATGGCTGTACTGAAACAAGGGGGAAGGGATGCCCTGACATTCTTCAAAGTGGTGGCAAGATTAAACGGTTTCACATACATTGAAGCCTACCCGAAGACAGGAAGAACACATCAGATAAGGGTCCATCTCGCACACACAGGGCATCCGATTGTGGGTGACGATTTGTACGGGAAGAAGGCAAGGAACATGGCCGAGAGGCCTCTCCTCCATGCCTATAAGATTGAATTCAAACATCCTGTTAAGGGCACGCTGATTTCAATAGAAGCACCAGTACCAGAGGACATAAAGGAGTTTGTAAAAAACAGCAAAACATTAGGCAGTAGCCAGTAAGTAGTAGGCAGTAAGTAGTAAGTAGAAAAGGCAAACAAGAATCAACGGGCAGCAGGTGATTAAAAACAGGCTGGATACTGGATTCTAGTGTCCTGTTCCTAACAGTTCTTTACACTCAGGAGAGAAAGGATGTTC is drawn from Pseudomonadota bacterium and contains these coding sequences:
- a CDS encoding RluA family pseudouridine synthase; this encodes MEKKFRIICNKDEVRLDVFLSEKLSITRTKVKTLIEEGHIRIAGKLPKPSSKVKRSMEIEGEILEEEPLTLIPQAIPLNILYEDEYILAIDKPVGMVVHPSFGHKEGTLVNAILAYLGWKSGVSGQTAGEIKTLATRHSPLTTSELNSTGIRPFIVHRLDKGTTGVILVAKDTKTQEMLSALFKERGVYKTYRAIVEGIVKKEEGRIEGNIGRHPTDRKRMAVLKQGGRDALTFFKVVARLNGFTYIEAYPKTGRTHQIRVHLAHTGHPIVGDDLYGKKARNMAERPLLHAYKIEFKHPVKGTLISIEAPVPEDIKEFVKNSKTLGSSQ